The Strix aluco isolate bStrAlu1 chromosome 1, bStrAlu1.hap1, whole genome shotgun sequence genome has a window encoding:
- the SLC4A7 gene encoding sodium bicarbonate cotransporter 3 isoform X2 produces the protein MEEARPGKKMQPGHDEEAVVDMGKISSTINTNFEKEELESHRAVYIGVHVPLGKQGRRRHRHRGHRHHRRKKEKETDREDGRESPSYDTPSQRVQFILGTEDDDEHIPHDLFTEMDELCFRDGEEYEWKETARWLKFEEDVEDGGDRWSKPYVATLSLHSLFELRSCILNGTVMLDMRANTLDEIADMVLDNMIASGQLDESIRENVREALLKRHHHQNEKKFSNRIPLVRSFADIGKKHSDPHLLERNGEGLSASRHSLRTGLSASNISLRGENRLSVLLNYLLPSSRAGTPATSRCTTPVTTPQNTPPSSPTCSHPPTTGVQPNPLQGKELLVSPASDDIPSVIIHPPEEDLEVQESQEKKTEENIDKTPGLLASPQSAPGNLDTGKSGDVKGTGTGGSRENSTVDFSKVDMNFMRKIPSGAEASNVLVGEVDFLERPIIAFVRLSPAVLLSGLTEVPVPTRFLFLLLGPAGKAPQYHEIGRSIATLMTDDVFHDVAYKAKDRNDLLSGIDEFLDQVTVLPPGEWDPSIRIEPPKSVPSQEKRKVPKFPNGSTPTGETLKEEGHHAGPELERTGRLFGGLILDIQRKAPFFLSDFKDALSLQCLASILFLYCACMSPVITFGGLLGEATQGRISAIESLFGASLTGIAYSLFAGQPLTILGSTGPVLVFEKILFKFCRDYDLSYLSLRTSIGLWTAFLCIVLVATDASSLVCYITRFTEEAFAALICIIFIYEALEKLFHLGEVYAFNMHNDLDKLTLYSCVCSEPEKPSNETLQVWRSMNKSVENIAWSNLTVSECLEFHGVFHGSACGHHGPYIPDVLFWSVILFFTTFFLSSFLKQFKTKRYFPTKVRSTISDFAVFLTIVIMVLIDYLVGVPSPKLHVPEKFEPTRKDRGWFIDPLGSNPWWTLLIAAVPALLCTILIFMDQQITAVIINRKEHKLKKGCGYHLDLLMVGVMLGICSIMGLPWFVAATVLSISHVNSLKVESECSAPGEQPKFLGIREQRVTGLMIFVLMGLSVFMTSVLKFIPMPVLYGVFLYMGVSSLKGIQFFDRIKLFGMPAKHQPDLIYLRYVPLWKVHIFTVVQLTCLVLLWVIKASAAAVVFPMMVLALVFIRKLMDLCFTKRELSWLDDLMPESKKKKEDDKKKKEKAEAERMLQTGDNESVHLAYGEANLGFPVKTLKYSIDPSIVNISDEMAKTAQWKALAMSTENAKVTRANLSPEKPESVKINVEDSPVVKYVDAETSL, from the exons ACACACCATCCCAACGAGTGCAATTTATCTTGGGTACTGAAGATGATGATGAACACATTCCCCATGATCTCTTCACTGAAATGGATGAGCTTTGCTTCAGGGATGGAGAAGAATATGAGTGGAAAGAAACGGCTAG GTGGCTGAAATTTGAAGAGGATGTTGAAGATGGTGGAGATCGATGGAGCAAGCCTTACGTAGCAACTCTATCTCTGCACAGTCTCTTTGAACTGCGAAGCTGTATTCTTAATGGGACGGTCATGTTGGACATGAGAGCAAACACACTAGATGAGATAGCAG ATATGGTTTTGGACAACATGATTGCCTCTGGCCAGCTGGATGAATCCATAAGAGAGAATGTGAGAGAGGCTCTTCTAAAAAGGCACCATCATCAGAACGAGAAAAAATTCAGCAATCGGATTCCGCTGGTTCGGTCTTTTGCAGATATAGGCAAGAAACATTCTGACCCTCACTTGCTTGAACGAAATG GGGAAGGCCTTTCAGCCTCCCGCCACTCTTTGCGAACAGGTCTCTCTGCCTCAAATATTTCCCTGAGAGGAGAAAACCGTTTGTCAGTTCTTCTCAATTACCTTCTTCCTTCTTCAAGAGCTGGAACCCCGGCAACCTCAAGGTGTACAACCCCTGTAACTACCCCTCAAAACACACCACCCTCCAGTCCTACCTGCAGCCACCCGCCAACCACAGGTGTCCAGCCAAATCCACTTCAGGGCAAGGAATTGCTGGTATCACCTGCCAGTGATGATATTCCTTCAGTAATAATCCACCCACCTGAGGAGGACTTAGAAGTGCAGGAAAGCcaggaaaagaagacagaggaaaatattgACAAAACACCAG GGCTATTAGCATCTCCACAGTCAGCACCTGGAAATTTAGATACTGGGAAAAGTGGAGACGTTAAAGGTACTGGgacaggaggaagcagagaaaacagcacGGTTGATTTTAGTAAG GTTGATATGAACTTCATGAGGAAAATTCCTTCAGGAGCAGAAGCATCAAATGTGTTAGTGGGAGAAGTAGATTTTTTAGAAAGACCTATTATTGCTTTTGTGAGGCTCTCCCCTGCTGTGCTTCTCTCAGGTCTCACAGAGGTTCCAGTTCCTACACG GTTCTTGTTTTTGTTGCTGGGACCAGCAGGAAAAGCTCCGCAGTACCATGAGATTGGAAGATCAATAGCAACGCTTATGACAGATGAT gttttcCATGATGTTGCCTATAAAGCAAAAGACCGAAATGATTTGTTGTCAGGAATTGATGAATTTTTAGACCAAGTGACAGTCCTGCCTCCAGGAGAATGGGATCCATCTATACGAATTGAGCCACCAAAAAGCGTTCCTTcccag gaGAAAAGGAAGGTACCTAAATTTCCAAATGGATCTACTCCTACAGGAGAGACTCTCAAAGAAGAAGGCCATCATGCTGGACCTGAACTTGAGAGAACTGGAAG GCTTTTTGGTGGTTTGATACTTGACATCCAAAGGAAAGCACCTTTTTTCTTGAGTGACTTCAAGGATGCATTAAGCCTGCAGTGCCTGGCCTCGATTCTTTTCCTATACTGTGCCTGTATGTCTCCTGTAATCACTTTTGGAGGGCTCCTGGGAGAAGCTACACAAGGCAGAATA AGTGCAATAGAGTCTCTCTTTGGAGCCTCATTAACTGGGATTGCCTATTCTCTCTTTGCTGGGCAACCTCTTACTATTTTGGGGAGCACTGGACCAGTTCtagtatttgaaaaaatattatttaaattttgcag GGATTATGATCTTTCCTACCTTTCCTTGCGAACTAGCATTGGTCTGTGGACTGCATTTTTATGCATAGTGCTTGTAGCCACAGATGCCAGCAGCCTTGTGTGTTACATCACTCGATTTACTGAGGAAGCTTTTGCAGCGCTTATATGCATCATATTTATTTATGAGGCATtggaaaagctttttcatttgGGAGAAGTGTATGCCTTCAATATGCACAATGATTTGGATAAACTGACTTTATATTC atgtgTGTGTTCTGAGCCTGAGAAACCCAGCAATGAAACTTTGCAGGTGTGGAGGAGTATGAATAAGTCTGTGGAAAATATAGCATGGAGTAACCTTACAGTGTCT GAATGTTTAGAATTTCATGGTGTGTTTCATGGATCAGCTTGTGGCCATCACGGACCATATATTCCAGATGTTCTCTTCTGGTCTGTCATACTATTCTTTACaacatttttcctctcctctttccttaaGCAATTCAAGACCAAACGTTATTTCCCAACTAAG GTGCGTTCTACCATCAGTGACTTTGCAGTATTTCTGACCATAGTAATCATGGTTTTGATTGACTATCTTGTCGGAGTACCTTCTCCTAAACTTCATGTTCCAGAGAAATTTGAA CCCACCCGAAAAGACCGAGGATGGTTCATAGATCCTCTTGGAAGCAATCCTTGGTGGACACTCTTGATAGCTGCGGTTCCTGCTTTACTCTGTACCATTCTCATTTTCATGGATCAACAAATAACAGCTGTTATTATAAACAGGAAGGAGCATAAGCTGAAG AAAGGCTGTGGGTATCATCTTGATCTACTCATGGTTGGTGTTATGCTGGGGATATGTTCTATCATGGGTTTACCGTGGTTTGTTGCTGCAACTGTCCTGTCTATAAGTCATGTTAACAGCCTGAAAGTTGAATCTGAATGCTCAGCACCAGGAGAACAACCAAAGTTTTTGGGAATCCGGGAGCAGCGAGTGACAGGATTGATGATTTTTGTCCTGATGGGGCTGTCAGTGTTCATGACATCTGTGTTAAAG tttaTTCCAATGCCAGTTTTGTATGGTGTCTTTCTTTACATGGGAGTATCTTCATTAAAAGGCATTCAG tTTTTTGACCGTATAAAACTGTTCGGAATGCCTGCCAAGCATCAACCTGACCTGATTTATCTACGTTATGTGCCACTCTGGAAGGTCCATATCTTTACAGTTGTTCAGCTCACTTGTCTAGTTCTGTTGTGGGTAATTAaagcctctgcagctgctgttgtttTCCCTATGATG GTTCTAGCGTTAGTGTTCATTCGCAAGCTCATGGATTTATGTTTCACCAAAAGAGAGCTTAGCTGGCTTGATGATCTTATGCCagaaagtaaaaagaagaaagaagatgacaaaaagaaaaaagagaaagca GAAGCAGAGAGAATGCTTCAGACAGGAGACAATGAAAGTGTACACCTTGCATATGGAGAAGCAAATTTGGGTTTTCCTGTAAAAACCCTAAAATACAG CATTGATCCCTCAATTGTAAACATATCAGACGAAATGGCCAAAACTGCACAGTGGAAGGCTCTTGCCATGAGTACTGAGAATGCCAAAGTAACCAGAGCTAACCTGAG CCCTGAAAAACCAGAAAGTGTGAAGATAAATGTGGAAGATTCACCTGTTGTGAAATATGTGGATGCTGAAACGTCTTTATAG
- the SLC4A7 gene encoding sodium bicarbonate cotransporter 3 isoform X1, whose translation MEEARPGKKMQPGHDEEAVVDMGKISSTINTNFEKEELESHRAVYIGVHVPLGKQGRRRHRHRGHRHHRRKKEKETDREDGRESPSYDTPSQRVQFILGTEDDDEHIPHDLFTEMDELCFRDGEEYEWKETARWLKFEEDVEDGGDRWSKPYVATLSLHSLFELRSCILNGTVMLDMRANTLDEIADMVLDNMIASGQLDESIRENVREALLKRHHHQNEKKFSNRIPLVRSFADIGKKHSDPHLLERNGLLASPQSAPGNLDTGKSGDVKGTGTGGSRENSTVDFSKVDMNFMRKIPSGAEASNVLVGEVDFLERPIIAFVRLSPAVLLSGLTEVPVPTRFLFLLLGPAGKAPQYHEIGRSIATLMTDDVFHDVAYKAKDRNDLLSGIDEFLDQVTVLPPGEWDPSIRIEPPKSVPSQEKRKVPKFPNGSTPTGETLKEEGHHAGPELERTGRLFGGLILDIQRKAPFFLSDFKDALSLQCLASILFLYCACMSPVITFGGLLGEATQGRISAIESLFGASLTGIAYSLFAGQPLTILGSTGPVLVFEKILFKFCRDYDLSYLSLRTSIGLWTAFLCIVLVATDASSLVCYITRFTEEAFAALICIIFIYEALEKLFHLGEVYAFNMHNDLDKLTLYSCVCSEPEKPSNETLQVWRSMNKSVENIAWSNLTVSECLEFHGVFHGSACGHHGPYIPDVLFWSVILFFTTFFLSSFLKQFKTKRYFPTKVRSTISDFAVFLTIVIMVLIDYLVGVPSPKLHVPEKFEPTRKDRGWFIDPLGSNPWWTLLIAAVPALLCTILIFMDQQITAVIINRKEHKLKKGCGYHLDLLMVGVMLGICSIMGLPWFVAATVLSISHVNSLKVESECSAPGEQPKFLGIREQRVTGLMIFVLMGLSVFMTSVLKFIPMPVLYGVFLYMGVSSLKGIQFFDRIKLFGMPAKHQPDLIYLRYVPLWKVHIFTVVQLTCLVLLWVIKASAAAVVFPMMVLALVFIRKLMDLCFTKRELSWLDDLMPESKKKKEDDKKKKEKAEAERMLQTGDNESVHLAYGEANLGFPVKTLKYSIDPSIVNISDEMAKTAQWKALAMSTENAKVTRANLSPEKPESVKINVEDSPVVKYVDAETSL comes from the exons ACACACCATCCCAACGAGTGCAATTTATCTTGGGTACTGAAGATGATGATGAACACATTCCCCATGATCTCTTCACTGAAATGGATGAGCTTTGCTTCAGGGATGGAGAAGAATATGAGTGGAAAGAAACGGCTAG GTGGCTGAAATTTGAAGAGGATGTTGAAGATGGTGGAGATCGATGGAGCAAGCCTTACGTAGCAACTCTATCTCTGCACAGTCTCTTTGAACTGCGAAGCTGTATTCTTAATGGGACGGTCATGTTGGACATGAGAGCAAACACACTAGATGAGATAGCAG ATATGGTTTTGGACAACATGATTGCCTCTGGCCAGCTGGATGAATCCATAAGAGAGAATGTGAGAGAGGCTCTTCTAAAAAGGCACCATCATCAGAACGAGAAAAAATTCAGCAATCGGATTCCGCTGGTTCGGTCTTTTGCAGATATAGGCAAGAAACATTCTGACCCTCACTTGCTTGAACGAAATG GGCTATTAGCATCTCCACAGTCAGCACCTGGAAATTTAGATACTGGGAAAAGTGGAGACGTTAAAGGTACTGGgacaggaggaagcagagaaaacagcacGGTTGATTTTAGTAAG GTTGATATGAACTTCATGAGGAAAATTCCTTCAGGAGCAGAAGCATCAAATGTGTTAGTGGGAGAAGTAGATTTTTTAGAAAGACCTATTATTGCTTTTGTGAGGCTCTCCCCTGCTGTGCTTCTCTCAGGTCTCACAGAGGTTCCAGTTCCTACACG GTTCTTGTTTTTGTTGCTGGGACCAGCAGGAAAAGCTCCGCAGTACCATGAGATTGGAAGATCAATAGCAACGCTTATGACAGATGAT gttttcCATGATGTTGCCTATAAAGCAAAAGACCGAAATGATTTGTTGTCAGGAATTGATGAATTTTTAGACCAAGTGACAGTCCTGCCTCCAGGAGAATGGGATCCATCTATACGAATTGAGCCACCAAAAAGCGTTCCTTcccag gaGAAAAGGAAGGTACCTAAATTTCCAAATGGATCTACTCCTACAGGAGAGACTCTCAAAGAAGAAGGCCATCATGCTGGACCTGAACTTGAGAGAACTGGAAG GCTTTTTGGTGGTTTGATACTTGACATCCAAAGGAAAGCACCTTTTTTCTTGAGTGACTTCAAGGATGCATTAAGCCTGCAGTGCCTGGCCTCGATTCTTTTCCTATACTGTGCCTGTATGTCTCCTGTAATCACTTTTGGAGGGCTCCTGGGAGAAGCTACACAAGGCAGAATA AGTGCAATAGAGTCTCTCTTTGGAGCCTCATTAACTGGGATTGCCTATTCTCTCTTTGCTGGGCAACCTCTTACTATTTTGGGGAGCACTGGACCAGTTCtagtatttgaaaaaatattatttaaattttgcag GGATTATGATCTTTCCTACCTTTCCTTGCGAACTAGCATTGGTCTGTGGACTGCATTTTTATGCATAGTGCTTGTAGCCACAGATGCCAGCAGCCTTGTGTGTTACATCACTCGATTTACTGAGGAAGCTTTTGCAGCGCTTATATGCATCATATTTATTTATGAGGCATtggaaaagctttttcatttgGGAGAAGTGTATGCCTTCAATATGCACAATGATTTGGATAAACTGACTTTATATTC atgtgTGTGTTCTGAGCCTGAGAAACCCAGCAATGAAACTTTGCAGGTGTGGAGGAGTATGAATAAGTCTGTGGAAAATATAGCATGGAGTAACCTTACAGTGTCT GAATGTTTAGAATTTCATGGTGTGTTTCATGGATCAGCTTGTGGCCATCACGGACCATATATTCCAGATGTTCTCTTCTGGTCTGTCATACTATTCTTTACaacatttttcctctcctctttccttaaGCAATTCAAGACCAAACGTTATTTCCCAACTAAG GTGCGTTCTACCATCAGTGACTTTGCAGTATTTCTGACCATAGTAATCATGGTTTTGATTGACTATCTTGTCGGAGTACCTTCTCCTAAACTTCATGTTCCAGAGAAATTTGAA CCCACCCGAAAAGACCGAGGATGGTTCATAGATCCTCTTGGAAGCAATCCTTGGTGGACACTCTTGATAGCTGCGGTTCCTGCTTTACTCTGTACCATTCTCATTTTCATGGATCAACAAATAACAGCTGTTATTATAAACAGGAAGGAGCATAAGCTGAAG AAAGGCTGTGGGTATCATCTTGATCTACTCATGGTTGGTGTTATGCTGGGGATATGTTCTATCATGGGTTTACCGTGGTTTGTTGCTGCAACTGTCCTGTCTATAAGTCATGTTAACAGCCTGAAAGTTGAATCTGAATGCTCAGCACCAGGAGAACAACCAAAGTTTTTGGGAATCCGGGAGCAGCGAGTGACAGGATTGATGATTTTTGTCCTGATGGGGCTGTCAGTGTTCATGACATCTGTGTTAAAG tttaTTCCAATGCCAGTTTTGTATGGTGTCTTTCTTTACATGGGAGTATCTTCATTAAAAGGCATTCAG tTTTTTGACCGTATAAAACTGTTCGGAATGCCTGCCAAGCATCAACCTGACCTGATTTATCTACGTTATGTGCCACTCTGGAAGGTCCATATCTTTACAGTTGTTCAGCTCACTTGTCTAGTTCTGTTGTGGGTAATTAaagcctctgcagctgctgttgtttTCCCTATGATG GTTCTAGCGTTAGTGTTCATTCGCAAGCTCATGGATTTATGTTTCACCAAAAGAGAGCTTAGCTGGCTTGATGATCTTATGCCagaaagtaaaaagaagaaagaagatgacaaaaagaaaaaagagaaagca GAAGCAGAGAGAATGCTTCAGACAGGAGACAATGAAAGTGTACACCTTGCATATGGAGAAGCAAATTTGGGTTTTCCTGTAAAAACCCTAAAATACAG CATTGATCCCTCAATTGTAAACATATCAGACGAAATGGCCAAAACTGCACAGTGGAAGGCTCTTGCCATGAGTACTGAGAATGCCAAAGTAACCAGAGCTAACCTGAG CCCTGAAAAACCAGAAAGTGTGAAGATAAATGTGGAAGATTCACCTGTTGTGAAATATGTGGATGCTGAAACGTCTTTATAG